From Ochotona princeps isolate mOchPri1 chromosome X, mOchPri1.hap1, whole genome shotgun sequence, one genomic window encodes:
- the WDR13 gene encoding WD repeat-containing protein 13 isoform X1, giving the protein MAAVWQQVLAVDARYNAYRTPTFPQFRTQYIRRRSQLLRENAKAGHPPALRRQYLRLRGQLLGQRYGPLSEPGSARAYSNSIIRSSRTTLDRMEDFEDDPRALGARGHRRSVSRGSYQLQAQMNRAVYEDRPPGSVVPTSAAEASRAMAGDTSLSENYAFAGMYHVFDQHVDEAVPRVRFANDDRHRLACCSLDGSISLCQLVPAPPTVLRVLRGHTRGVSDFAWSLSNDILVSTSLDATMRIWASEDGRCIREIPDPDGAELLCCTFQPVNNNLTVVGNAKHNVHVVNISTGKKVKGGSSKLTGRVLALSFDAPGRLLWAGDDRGSVFSFLFDMATGKLTKAKRLVVHEGSPVTSISARSWVSREARDPSLLINTCLNKLLLYRVVDNEGTLQLKRSFPIEQSSHPVRSIFCPLMSFRQGACVVTGSEDMCVHFFDVERAAKAAVNKLQGHSAPVLDVSFNCDESLLASSDARGMVIVWRREQK; this is encoded by the exons ATGGCCGCGGTGTGGCAGCAAGTATTAGCAGTGGATGCGAG GTACAACGCATACCGCACACCAACGTTCCCACAGTTTCGGACCCAGTATATCCGCCGGCGCAGCCAGCTGCTCCGGGAGAATGCCAAAGCTGGGCATCCCCCAGCCCTGCGTAGGCAGTACCTGAGGCTGAGGGGACAGCTGTTAGGCCAGCGCTACGGACCCCTCTCTGAGCCAGGCAGTGCCCGTGCTTACAGCAACAGCATCATCCGCAGCAGCCGCACTACCCTTGACCGCATGGAG GACTTTGAGGATGACCCCCGGGCCCTGGGAGCCCGCGGGCACCGCCGCTCTGTCAGCCGTGGCTCCTACCAGCTGCAGGCACAGATGAACCGTGCTGTCTATGAGGACAG GCCCCCTGGCAGTGTGGTACCCACATCAGCAGCAGAAGCCAGTCGGGCCATGGCCGGGGACACGTCACTGAGTGAGAACTACGCCTTTGCCGGCATGTACCATGTTTTTGACCAGCACGTGGATGAGGCAG TCCCAAGGGTGCGCTTCGCCAACGACGACCGACACCGACTGGCCTGCTGCTCACTGGACGGCAGCATCTCCCTGTGCCAGCTGGTACCCGCCCCACCCACCGTGCTCCGTGTGCTGCGGGGCCATACCCGCGGGGTCTCCGACTTTGCCTGGTCCCTCTCCAATGACATCCTTGTGTCCACCTCACTCGATGCCACCATGCGCATCTGGGCCTCTGAGGATGGCCGCTGCATCCGGGAAATCCCTGACCCCGATGGCGCTGAACTGCTCTGCTGCACCTTCCAGCCCGTCAACAACAACCTCACTGTG GTGGGGAATGCCAAGCACAACGTGCATGTTGTGAATATCTCCACGGGCAAGAAAGTGAAGGGTGGCTCCAGCAAGCTGACAGGCCGCGTCCTCGCTCTGTCCTTTGATGCCCCTGGCCGGCTGCTCTGGGCGGGCGATGACCGTGGCAGcgtcttctctttcctcttcgaCATGGCCACAG GGAAGCTGACCAAGGCCAAGCGGCTGGTGGTGCATGAGGGGAGCCCCGTGACCAGCATCTCCGCCCGCTCCTGGGTCAGCCGTGAGGCCCGTGACCCCTCGCTGCTCATCAACACTTGCCTCAACAAGCTGCTGCTCTACAG GGTGGTGGACAACGAGGGGACCCTACAGCTGAAGAGGAGCTTCCCCATTGAGCAGAGTTCCCACCCTGTGCGCAGTATTTTCTGCCCACTCATGTCCTTCCGTCAGGGAGCCTGTGTGG TGACGGGCAGTGAGGACATGTGCGTGCACTTCTTTGACGTGGAACGGGCGGCCAAGGCTGCCGTCAACAAGCTTCAGGGCCACAGTGCGCCCGTGCTTGACGTCAGCTTCAACTGCGACGAGAGCCTGCTGGCCTCCAGTGATGCCAGGGGCATGGTCATCGTCTGGAGGCGGGAGCAGAAGTAG
- the WDR13 gene encoding WD repeat-containing protein 13 isoform X2 — MEDFEDDPRALGARGHRRSVSRGSYQLQAQMNRAVYEDRPPGSVVPTSAAEASRAMAGDTSLSENYAFAGMYHVFDQHVDEAVPRVRFANDDRHRLACCSLDGSISLCQLVPAPPTVLRVLRGHTRGVSDFAWSLSNDILVSTSLDATMRIWASEDGRCIREIPDPDGAELLCCTFQPVNNNLTVVGNAKHNVHVVNISTGKKVKGGSSKLTGRVLALSFDAPGRLLWAGDDRGSVFSFLFDMATGKLTKAKRLVVHEGSPVTSISARSWVSREARDPSLLINTCLNKLLLYRVVDNEGTLQLKRSFPIEQSSHPVRSIFCPLMSFRQGACVVTGSEDMCVHFFDVERAAKAAVNKLQGHSAPVLDVSFNCDESLLASSDARGMVIVWRREQK; from the exons ATGGAG GACTTTGAGGATGACCCCCGGGCCCTGGGAGCCCGCGGGCACCGCCGCTCTGTCAGCCGTGGCTCCTACCAGCTGCAGGCACAGATGAACCGTGCTGTCTATGAGGACAG GCCCCCTGGCAGTGTGGTACCCACATCAGCAGCAGAAGCCAGTCGGGCCATGGCCGGGGACACGTCACTGAGTGAGAACTACGCCTTTGCCGGCATGTACCATGTTTTTGACCAGCACGTGGATGAGGCAG TCCCAAGGGTGCGCTTCGCCAACGACGACCGACACCGACTGGCCTGCTGCTCACTGGACGGCAGCATCTCCCTGTGCCAGCTGGTACCCGCCCCACCCACCGTGCTCCGTGTGCTGCGGGGCCATACCCGCGGGGTCTCCGACTTTGCCTGGTCCCTCTCCAATGACATCCTTGTGTCCACCTCACTCGATGCCACCATGCGCATCTGGGCCTCTGAGGATGGCCGCTGCATCCGGGAAATCCCTGACCCCGATGGCGCTGAACTGCTCTGCTGCACCTTCCAGCCCGTCAACAACAACCTCACTGTG GTGGGGAATGCCAAGCACAACGTGCATGTTGTGAATATCTCCACGGGCAAGAAAGTGAAGGGTGGCTCCAGCAAGCTGACAGGCCGCGTCCTCGCTCTGTCCTTTGATGCCCCTGGCCGGCTGCTCTGGGCGGGCGATGACCGTGGCAGcgtcttctctttcctcttcgaCATGGCCACAG GGAAGCTGACCAAGGCCAAGCGGCTGGTGGTGCATGAGGGGAGCCCCGTGACCAGCATCTCCGCCCGCTCCTGGGTCAGCCGTGAGGCCCGTGACCCCTCGCTGCTCATCAACACTTGCCTCAACAAGCTGCTGCTCTACAG GGTGGTGGACAACGAGGGGACCCTACAGCTGAAGAGGAGCTTCCCCATTGAGCAGAGTTCCCACCCTGTGCGCAGTATTTTCTGCCCACTCATGTCCTTCCGTCAGGGAGCCTGTGTGG TGACGGGCAGTGAGGACATGTGCGTGCACTTCTTTGACGTGGAACGGGCGGCCAAGGCTGCCGTCAACAAGCTTCAGGGCCACAGTGCGCCCGTGCTTGACGTCAGCTTCAACTGCGACGAGAGCCTGCTGGCCTCCAGTGATGCCAGGGGCATGGTCATCGTCTGGAGGCGGGAGCAGAAGTAG